In one window of Tellurirhabdus rosea DNA:
- a CDS encoding polysaccharide deacetylase family protein, with protein sequence MNLWTGIGILLLLFILVLWIFYRKRPTLPVLMFHKVDPQRQDMLTVSVAQLDEQLGWLKKNGYQSVSLRQVADALNRKSPLPPRPVLLTFDDAYRNNLTHAVPLLLKHRFKATLFVPTAFVGGRNEWDGGDEPLMTADELRSLDPAIFEMALHTHRHPNFKHTSVDEIREDVAQNIATFGQLGLSFTPILAYPYGGRPKDAAVRQAMFDTLRDLGVVAAFRIGNRLNPLPLRNRYELQRLDIRGTDSLAQFIRKVRFGKLL encoded by the coding sequence ATGAATCTATGGACAGGCATCGGCATTTTGCTGTTGCTTTTTATTCTGGTACTGTGGATTTTTTACCGCAAACGGCCGACGCTGCCCGTGCTTATGTTCCACAAAGTGGACCCGCAGCGGCAGGACATGCTGACCGTCTCGGTGGCGCAGCTGGACGAGCAATTGGGCTGGCTGAAAAAGAATGGCTATCAGTCGGTTAGCCTCCGGCAGGTGGCCGATGCCCTGAACCGGAAAAGTCCGCTGCCGCCCCGCCCGGTGCTGCTGACCTTCGACGATGCCTACCGGAACAACCTCACCCACGCCGTGCCATTACTGCTGAAACACCGATTCAAGGCCACTCTTTTTGTGCCGACAGCTTTCGTCGGCGGCCGCAATGAATGGGACGGCGGCGACGAGCCGCTGATGACCGCCGACGAACTCCGCTCCCTCGACCCGGCGATCTTCGAAATGGCCCTGCATACGCACCGACACCCTAATTTTAAACATACTTCGGTGGACGAAATCCGGGAAGACGTAGCGCAGAATATCGCGACGTTCGGGCAGCTTGGCCTGTCGTTTACGCCCATCCTGGCCTACCCGTACGGCGGACGGCCTAAAGACGCCGCGGTCCGGCAAGCGATGTTCGACACGCTGCGCGACCTCGGCGTGGTGGCCGCCTTCCGCATCGGGAACCGCCTGAACCCGCTGCCGCTCCGCAACCGTTACGAATTGCAGCGGCTCGATATCCGCGGGACGGACTCGCTGGCGCAATTCATCCGTAAAGTTCGTTTTGGAAAACTTCTGTAA
- a CDS encoding glycosyltransferase family 4 protein has translation MNVFIDTERLRDPHSGLGQFCRHLGDALVRRQPTAANLTFLVPPGQTGAFGREVFYRETTWWRRWLSPGGFDLWHCTHQDSAYLPPAGTQLILTIHDLNFLERADYSEAKKARKLAQLQKKVARAAAITTISEYTASVVRQHLRLPDVPLKVIYNGNPMGSGQGPLAGEQVPETLPPYGLTGQAPYFLSVGVIHPKKNLHTLLPMLEAFPDYRLVLAGPDGHDYARHLRQQAESLGIADRLLMPGAVDEPTKRWLYENCRAFLFPSLSEGFGLPVVEAMSLGKPVFLSRLTSLPEVGGKEAYYFNSFEPESMAETIFDGLQDFAANPFRASRLQRWAAQFSWERAGEEYWTLFQELRIKS, from the coding sequence ATGAACGTCTTCATCGACACCGAACGACTGCGTGACCCGCATAGCGGCCTGGGCCAGTTCTGCCGGCACCTCGGCGATGCACTTGTCCGCCGCCAGCCCACCGCCGCCAACCTGACGTTTCTGGTGCCGCCGGGCCAAACCGGCGCTTTCGGCCGGGAGGTTTTTTACCGGGAAACCACCTGGTGGCGGCGCTGGCTTTCTCCCGGCGGCTTCGATCTCTGGCATTGTACCCACCAGGATTCGGCTTACCTGCCGCCTGCCGGAACCCAACTTATCCTGACCATCCACGACCTGAATTTTCTGGAACGGGCCGATTACAGCGAAGCCAAAAAAGCCCGCAAACTGGCTCAGCTTCAGAAAAAAGTAGCCCGCGCCGCCGCCATTACGACCATTTCGGAATACACCGCGTCTGTCGTTCGCCAGCACCTGCGCCTACCCGACGTGCCCCTGAAAGTGATTTACAATGGCAATCCGATGGGCAGTGGACAGGGGCCGTTGGCCGGTGAGCAGGTGCCTGAGACGCTACCACCCTACGGCCTTACAGGCCAGGCTCCTTACTTCCTCTCCGTCGGCGTTATTCATCCCAAGAAAAACCTGCATACGCTGCTGCCGATGCTGGAGGCGTTTCCGGACTACCGGCTGGTGCTGGCCGGTCCCGACGGGCACGACTACGCCCGGCACCTGCGCCAGCAGGCCGAGAGCCTGGGCATTGCCGACCGGCTGCTGATGCCCGGAGCCGTGGATGAACCGACCAAACGGTGGCTCTACGAAAACTGCCGGGCCTTTCTGTTTCCGTCGTTATCGGAGGGTTTTGGCCTGCCGGTGGTGGAGGCGATGAGCCTCGGCAAGCCGGTGTTTCTGTCCCGGCTGACGAGTCTGCCCGAAGTGGGGGGGAAGGAGGCCTATTACTTCAATTCGTTCGAGCCGGAAAGCATGGCCGAAACCATTTTCGACGGACTTCAGGATTTTGCCGCCAATCCCTTCCGCGCCTCCCGCCTGCAACGCTGGGCCGCCCAGTTCTCCTGGGAACGGGCCGGGGAGGAGTACTGGACGCTTTTTCAGGAGTTAAGGATTAAGAGTTAA
- a CDS encoding molybdenum cofactor biosynthesis protein MoaE: protein MISITTDPIDMNSAYKYVAADEAGGIVFFFGTVRNKTADKSVERLEYEAYDSMALKKMQQIADEACRRWDIRRYVILHRKGNLLIGEIAVLIAVATPHRAAAFEACRFIIDTLKQEVPIWKKEIFDDGEVWVDAHP from the coding sequence ATGATCTCGATTACGACCGACCCCATCGATATGAACTCGGCCTACAAGTACGTAGCAGCGGACGAGGCCGGGGGAATTGTGTTTTTCTTTGGCACCGTTCGCAACAAGACCGCCGACAAGTCGGTCGAACGGCTGGAGTACGAGGCGTACGACTCGATGGCGCTCAAGAAAATGCAGCAGATTGCCGACGAAGCCTGCCGCCGCTGGGACATCCGCCGGTACGTCATTCTGCACCGCAAAGGCAACCTGCTGATCGGGGAAATCGCCGTGCTGATTGCCGTCGCCACGCCCCACCGCGCCGCCGCCTTCGAAGCCTGCCGCTTTATCATCGATACCCTCAAACAGGAAGTGCCCATCTGGAAAAAAGAAATCTTCGACGACGGCGAAGTCTGGGTAGACGCACATCCCTAA
- a CDS encoding MoaD/ThiS family protein — protein MSKTVSVQLFGITREIVGASTLAVEVPKSGEIGDLLNSLKTTYPALSGLRSLLVAVNGEYAELTGKISPKDEIALIPPVSGG, from the coding sequence ATGAGCAAAACAGTTTCGGTGCAGCTTTTTGGTATTACCCGGGAGATAGTCGGCGCTTCGACGCTGGCCGTGGAGGTTCCCAAATCCGGGGAAATTGGGGATTTGCTCAACAGCCTGAAAACGACGTATCCGGCCCTGAGCGGTCTGCGGTCCCTGCTGGTGGCCGTTAACGGCGAATATGCCGAACTGACCGGCAAAATTTCCCCCAAAGACGAAATTGCCCTGATTCCCCCCGTCAGCGGCGGTTAA
- a CDS encoding aldose epimerase family protein — translation MKHLFLTAFLAALLTGCNQKNTSQQESSGMTDSTTTSAAQPSGAPRLAERTAFQKEVDGKKADLFVLKNDKLTVSVTTYGGRLVNLLVPDRNGKPVDVSLGYNSLDGYLTNNESYFGTLVGRYGNRIAKGKFTLDGKTYSLPVNNGPNSLHGGKKGFNARIWNARQVDDKTLELTYVSKDGEEGYPGTLTTVVTYTLQDNGIRIDYRATSDKSTVVNLTNHTYFNLNGEGSGPIGDHLLTISADRYTPVDTTLIPTGELAPVEGTPFDFRKPTPIGQRADADHPQIKAGGGYDHNFVLNGGQTETPRRIATVESPQSGIVMNVLTTEPGVQFYGGNFLTGQEVGKSGKPYGKRHGFCLETQHFPDSPNQPDFPSTVLKPGQTYRTTTVYEFSTK, via the coding sequence ATGAAACACCTATTTCTGACCGCTTTTCTGGCGGCGCTGCTCACCGGCTGTAACCAAAAAAACACCTCACAACAGGAATCCTCCGGCATGACCGACAGTACAACCACTTCCGCCGCCCAACCATCCGGCGCCCCCAGACTGGCCGAGCGGACGGCTTTCCAGAAAGAAGTAGACGGGAAAAAAGCCGATCTGTTTGTTCTCAAAAACGACAAACTGACCGTCAGCGTGACCACCTACGGCGGGCGCCTGGTGAACCTGCTCGTCCCCGACCGGAACGGAAAGCCGGTGGACGTGTCGCTGGGGTACAACAGCCTTGACGGCTACCTGACCAATAACGAATCGTATTTCGGTACGCTTGTCGGTCGGTACGGCAACCGGATTGCGAAGGGGAAATTTACGCTGGATGGCAAAACGTATTCGCTGCCTGTCAACAACGGCCCCAATTCGCTGCATGGCGGCAAAAAGGGGTTCAACGCCCGGATCTGGAACGCCCGGCAGGTTGACGACAAAACGCTGGAACTGACGTATGTGTCCAAAGACGGCGAGGAAGGGTACCCCGGCACCCTGACGACGGTCGTGACCTATACGCTCCAGGACAACGGAATACGGATCGACTACCGGGCCACGTCCGACAAATCGACCGTCGTGAACCTGACCAACCACACGTATTTCAACCTGAACGGCGAAGGCTCCGGCCCCATCGGCGACCATTTGCTAACCATCAGCGCCGACCGGTACACGCCCGTCGATACCACCCTGATCCCGACGGGTGAACTGGCCCCGGTGGAAGGGACGCCTTTCGACTTCCGGAAACCCACGCCCATCGGCCAGCGGGCCGACGCCGATCACCCTCAAATCAAGGCGGGCGGCGGTTATGACCATAATTTCGTGCTCAACGGCGGACAAACCGAAACACCCCGCCGGATTGCCACCGTGGAAAGTCCGCAGTCGGGAATCGTGATGAACGTGCTGACGACCGAGCCGGGCGTGCAGTTTTACGGCGGAAATTTCCTGACCGGACAAGAAGTGGGGAAATCCGGAAAACCTTACGGGAAGCGCCACGGTTTTTGTCTGGAAACGCAGCATTTCCCGGACTCGCCCAACCAGCCTGATTTTCCGTCGACGGTGCTGAAACCGGGGCAGACATACCGGACGACGACTGTGTACGAATTTTCAACCAAATGA
- a CDS encoding endo-1,4-beta-xylanase, with product MKRLTLFLLLITIPALAQKQWSTKQAAKWYKKQPWLVGANYVPANAINQIEMWQSETFSPDLIDKELAMAEGLGMNTMRVFLHDMVWKQDPEGFKKRLDQFLGLCEKHKIRPMLVLFDSVWDPKPKLGKQREPVQGLHNSGWVQGPGADVLADRSQWKGLEDYVRDVIGSFRNDKRILAWDIVNEPDNDNASSYGRTSKMKTELTNKAELGVQLVKEAFGWARKARPSQPITAAPWYGDWKAPEAMNEMNRWLFQNSDIITFHNYGPVADFTSRMAQLTQFKRPIICTEYMARPVGSTFQAIMPQAKGAKVGVINWGFVAGKSNTIYPWDSWQKPYAQEPPLWFHDIFRENGQPYKPEEVTFIRQMTGAK from the coding sequence ATGAAACGACTAACCCTTTTTCTGCTGCTAATCACCATTCCTGCCCTTGCCCAGAAGCAGTGGAGCACGAAGCAGGCCGCCAAATGGTACAAAAAACAGCCGTGGCTGGTGGGCGCCAACTACGTACCCGCCAATGCTATCAACCAGATTGAGATGTGGCAGTCCGAAACCTTCTCGCCCGACCTCATCGATAAGGAGCTGGCAATGGCCGAAGGACTGGGCATGAACACCATGCGCGTTTTTCTGCACGACATGGTCTGGAAACAGGACCCCGAAGGCTTCAAAAAGCGGCTGGACCAGTTTCTGGGCCTTTGCGAGAAACACAAAATCCGGCCGATGCTGGTGCTGTTCGACTCGGTCTGGGACCCGAAACCCAAGCTGGGCAAACAGCGTGAGCCCGTGCAGGGACTTCATAATTCCGGCTGGGTGCAGGGCCCCGGTGCCGACGTACTGGCCGACCGTTCGCAGTGGAAAGGGCTGGAAGACTACGTGCGCGACGTAATCGGCTCGTTCCGGAACGATAAACGGATTCTGGCCTGGGATATCGTCAACGAACCGGACAACGACAACGCCAGCAGCTACGGCCGCACCTCGAAGATGAAAACCGAACTGACCAACAAAGCGGAGCTTGGCGTTCAGCTAGTCAAGGAGGCGTTTGGCTGGGCCAGAAAAGCCCGTCCGTCGCAGCCCATCACGGCGGCTCCCTGGTACGGGGACTGGAAAGCGCCCGAAGCCATGAACGAGATGAACCGCTGGCTGTTCCAGAATTCCGACATCATCACGTTCCACAACTACGGTCCGGTGGCCGACTTCACGTCCCGAATGGCGCAGCTGACGCAGTTCAAGCGGCCCATCATCTGCACCGAGTACATGGCGCGCCCGGTGGGCAGCACGTTTCAGGCCATTATGCCGCAGGCAAAAGGCGCCAAAGTGGGCGTAATCAACTGGGGTTTTGTGGCGGGGAAAAGCAACACCATCTATCCCTGGGATTCGTGGCAGAAGCCGTACGCCCAGGAGCCGCCGCTGTGGTTCCATGATATTTTCCGCGAAAACGGGCAGCCGTACAAGCCGGAAGAGGTGACATTTATCCGGCAGATGACGGGGGCCAAATAA
- a CDS encoding alpha/beta hydrolase family protein codes for MSLSRKEFLLSLVMSTTAFLTSCASSGDNEPVQPDKKPYLVSAKEIRTLSREELSRQVQRINPALGLFTRYGIRVYRVVYNTTLPDGKPVQASGALIVPTTAAAVPMVSQQHGTIQSDSDAPSYFGAGSDAYTGGALFSSLGFIMACPDYIGYGESKNQPHFYEHRESLATASLDMLRAAREFIAQQKISWNEQLYLTGYSEGGYATMSLLKKIEEEFPDEFAVKGATLGAGAYHKSAFMKHIINERTHGIGSYNKLYLWALETYNSVYKDLNRPMSAYLKEPYAGQAAKGARQTSINVSLNQTFTDSFKEAVNTGTDKAFLEAIADNDVYDWKPKTPIQLYHGDADNLVFYFNSKDAYEAMQRRGANKVELITLKGRTHTSGLPEYILGTLNFFSQPVQ; via the coding sequence ATGTCGTTATCCCGCAAGGAGTTTTTGCTGTCGCTGGTAATGTCCACCACGGCCTTTCTGACGAGCTGCGCCTCTTCCGGCGACAACGAGCCGGTACAGCCCGACAAAAAGCCTTACCTCGTCAGTGCGAAGGAAATCCGGACGCTGAGCCGGGAGGAACTGAGCCGCCAGGTCCAGCGAATCAATCCGGCTCTCGGCCTGTTTACCCGCTACGGCATCCGGGTCTACCGGGTGGTATACAACACGACGCTGCCCGACGGCAAGCCGGTGCAGGCGTCCGGGGCGCTGATTGTCCCGACGACGGCCGCGGCGGTCCCGATGGTCAGCCAGCAGCACGGAACCATCCAGAGCGACTCCGACGCACCTTCCTATTTTGGGGCGGGCAGCGATGCCTATACCGGCGGGGCGCTGTTTTCGTCGCTGGGCTTTATCATGGCCTGCCCGGATTACATCGGTTACGGCGAATCCAAAAACCAGCCGCATTTTTACGAACACCGGGAAAGCCTCGCGACCGCTTCGCTGGATATGCTGCGGGCGGCCCGGGAGTTTATCGCTCAGCAGAAGATAAGCTGGAACGAGCAGCTTTATCTGACCGGCTATTCCGAGGGCGGCTACGCGACCATGTCGCTGCTGAAAAAAATAGAAGAGGAGTTTCCGGACGAATTTGCGGTCAAAGGCGCGACGCTCGGAGCCGGTGCGTACCACAAATCGGCGTTCATGAAGCACATCATCAACGAGCGTACGCACGGCATCGGGAGTTACAACAAGCTTTACCTGTGGGCGCTGGAGACCTACAACAGCGTTTACAAAGACCTGAACCGTCCGATGAGTGCTTACCTGAAAGAGCCTTACGCCGGTCAGGCGGCCAAAGGGGCGCGGCAGACAAGCATCAACGTGAGTCTGAACCAGACCTTTACAGATAGTTTTAAGGAAGCGGTTAACACCGGAACCGACAAGGCGTTTCTGGAGGCGATTGCCGACAACGACGTTTACGACTGGAAGCCCAAAACGCCCATCCAGCTTTATCACGGCGACGCCGACAACCTTGTGTTTTATTTCAACTCGAAGGACGCCTACGAGGCCATGCAGCGCCGCGGGGCTAACAAAGTGGAACTGATTACGCTGAAAGGCCGGACACACACGAGCGGACTGCCGGAGTACATTCTGGGCACGCTGAACTTTTTCAGTCAGCCCGTTCAGTAA
- a CDS encoding ATP-binding protein: MRVYLYALLVTLLNVPFSGNVLGQSKAGAVWLALPDSRQKADSLATLAHRLTSSDLVAARPLADSALAVSTRLKYPQGLIRARRALGTYYEHQSQYPKALVHYRHNLFESRRHQFEEGIIFSLLDVGVIYYNQSHLTQARTLLEEGLKRAQHPAYTRYRPIFLNVLGTLHGQMNFSQTAFKYYRESLAEYEAMGKASGQALVLNNIGDLLGNHLLYVQAISYYKKALAIAQAIDNRYFLIAIHANLGDAYRHLGQYEKAHLSCLHALEAARRSQATEFNVHIYSTLGEIATDQKQYAKAIYYFTEALKIQQPSENSEQFAYLGLGRVYLRLKQSEAAENWLHKARQLSQESMDENNNPAASYAFLSELYENLALVAALHKKPDSALLFSQRSRAFTDSLRHHTHGQAMNELLVRYDSDQKAEKIEELEEDTRQKAIQLEHQSHHQAILGLGFALITIVSGLVLFFNRKLKTSNEKLQEVNRQLRDTNDQLAQSNHQLAAANEQIQAFSSAIVHDFRTTTKSILLFNQLAFRATATQLPEHLDHIRQAVCKMDRQMKDLLLYSRLDNYLTEPVPVDLNRVLEGVRDTLQCELDEAAAQLKVTPLPVLLAHETLLERLLCNLMTNAIKYRRPDVPLRISLGWTVEQRQFILWIRDNGVGIPENQHERIFELFARAHTSDIDGSGVGLAICKRIARLYGGFIRVESKPGEGATFFVTLPAPMVVPNFSFAAQSIPSTAPTRQLQN, encoded by the coding sequence ATGCGTGTATACTTATACGCTTTACTGGTCACGTTACTCAACGTGCCTTTTTCCGGAAACGTGCTCGGCCAATCGAAAGCCGGTGCCGTGTGGCTTGCCCTACCCGACAGTCGTCAGAAGGCCGACTCGCTGGCGACGCTGGCGCACCGCCTCACCTCCAGTGACCTGGTAGCCGCCCGGCCGCTCGCCGATTCGGCTCTGGCCGTGTCCACCCGTCTGAAGTATCCGCAGGGCCTCATCCGGGCGCGGCGGGCGCTCGGCACGTACTACGAACACCAGAGCCAGTACCCCAAAGCCCTGGTTCATTACCGGCACAATCTGTTCGAAAGCCGACGGCACCAGTTCGAGGAAGGCATCATTTTCTCCCTGCTCGATGTGGGCGTCATCTACTACAACCAGTCGCACCTGACCCAGGCCCGGACGCTGCTGGAAGAAGGGCTGAAACGCGCCCAGCACCCAGCGTATACCCGCTACCGTCCTATTTTTCTGAACGTGCTCGGCACCCTGCACGGCCAGATGAACTTCAGCCAGACGGCTTTTAAATATTACCGGGAAAGTCTGGCCGAATACGAAGCAATGGGCAAAGCCAGCGGGCAGGCGCTGGTGCTGAACAACATCGGCGACCTGCTTGGCAACCACCTGCTGTACGTACAGGCCATTTCGTACTACAAAAAAGCGCTGGCCATCGCGCAGGCGATCGACAACCGGTATTTTCTGATTGCCATTCACGCCAATCTGGGCGATGCGTATCGCCACCTCGGCCAGTACGAAAAGGCGCACCTCTCCTGTCTGCACGCGCTTGAAGCCGCCCGCCGCAGCCAGGCCACCGAATTCAACGTGCACATTTATTCGACGCTGGGCGAAATTGCTACCGACCAGAAACAGTACGCCAAAGCCATTTATTATTTTACCGAAGCGCTCAAAATCCAGCAGCCCAGCGAAAACAGCGAGCAGTTTGCCTACCTGGGCCTGGGTCGGGTGTATCTGCGCCTGAAGCAGTCGGAAGCCGCCGAAAACTGGCTTCACAAAGCCCGCCAGCTGAGCCAGGAGTCGATGGACGAAAACAACAATCCGGCGGCCAGCTACGCTTTTCTGAGCGAACTGTACGAGAATCTGGCGCTGGTGGCGGCCCTGCACAAAAAACCGGATTCCGCCCTGCTTTTCAGCCAGCGGAGCCGGGCTTTTACTGATAGCCTCCGCCACCACACCCACGGGCAGGCCATGAACGAACTGCTGGTGCGGTACGATTCGGACCAGAAAGCGGAGAAAATTGAGGAACTGGAGGAAGACACCCGGCAAAAGGCGATTCAGCTGGAACACCAGAGCCACCACCAGGCCATTCTGGGCCTCGGCTTTGCGCTGATTACCATCGTGTCGGGTCTGGTCCTTTTTTTCAACCGGAAACTGAAGACCAGCAACGAGAAACTTCAGGAGGTCAACCGGCAGCTGCGCGACACCAACGACCAGCTGGCCCAGTCGAATCACCAGCTGGCGGCGGCCAACGAGCAGATTCAGGCTTTTTCGTCGGCCATCGTGCACGATTTCCGCACGACCACCAAATCCATCCTGCTTTTCAATCAGCTGGCCTTCCGGGCCACGGCCACCCAGCTTCCCGAACACCTCGACCACATCCGGCAGGCGGTCTGCAAAATGGACCGCCAGATGAAAGACCTGCTGCTCTACAGCCGCCTCGACAACTACCTGACCGAGCCGGTTCCGGTAGACCTGAACCGGGTGCTGGAAGGTGTCCGCGACACGCTGCAGTGCGAACTCGACGAAGCCGCCGCGCAGCTGAAAGTCACCCCGCTGCCGGTGCTGCTGGCGCACGAAACCCTGCTCGAACGGCTGCTCTGCAACCTGATGACGAACGCCATCAAATACCGTCGTCCTGACGTTCCGCTGCGCATCTCCCTCGGCTGGACGGTCGAACAGCGGCAGTTTATTCTCTGGATTCGGGACAACGGGGTGGGCATACCAGAAAATCAGCACGAACGGATTTTTGAGCTGTTTGCCCGGGCGCATACCAGCGACATCGACGGCTCCGGCGTCGGGCTGGCCATCTGCAAACGGATCGCCCGGCTCTACGGTGGATTTATCCGGGTCGAATCGAAGCCCGGCGAAGGTGCCACGTTTTTTGTGACGCTCCCGGCCCCGATGGTGGTGCCGAATTTTTCGTTCGCCGCCCAGTCCATCCCCTCGACGGCCCCGACCCGCCAGCTCCAGAACTAA
- a CDS encoding YciI family protein — protein MCQIKKILMQYVIHAYDYTDEQALERRMAARPAHFEGVRSLKTNGNFVIGGALLDNKGTMIGSMMVVEFNTEDDLNQWLQQEPYIVGNVWERIDVKPFRRAEV, from the coding sequence TTGTGCCAGATTAAAAAGATTCTGATGCAATACGTCATTCACGCATACGACTATACCGACGAACAGGCCCTGGAACGCCGTATGGCCGCTCGTCCGGCCCATTTCGAGGGAGTCCGTTCCCTCAAAACAAACGGAAATTTTGTGATCGGTGGTGCGCTACTCGATAATAAAGGAACAATGATCGGTTCCATGATGGTGGTAGAATTCAATACGGAGGACGACCTCAACCAGTGGTTGCAGCAGGAACCGTACATCGTCGGAAACGTTTGGGAACGGATTGATGTCAAACCGTTTCGACGCGCTGAAGTTTAA
- the hxpB gene encoding hexitol phosphatase HxpB, with amino-acid sequence MTFMIEAAIFDMDGLLVDSEPQWRYVEQEVFRTVGLELTDEQCKGTTGMPIEAVVRYWYERHPWTARSQADVATEIHRKAHERIGLHAGPMPGVPQILEFFEERGVLMAVASASPMDLIETVLDRLSIRPFFRIYHSATLEKRNKPHPDVYLGTAAKLGVSTDSCLAFEDSGSGLMSAHSAGMKTVAVPADYEFKDPKFSIASLKIASLAEFNESVLSRLFQP; translated from the coding sequence ATGACCTTTATGATAGAAGCGGCAATTTTTGATATGGACGGCCTGCTGGTGGACTCCGAGCCCCAGTGGCGTTACGTCGAACAGGAAGTTTTTCGGACAGTCGGGCTGGAACTGACCGACGAACAGTGCAAAGGGACCACGGGCATGCCCATCGAAGCCGTCGTGCGGTACTGGTATGAGCGGCATCCGTGGACGGCCCGCTCGCAGGCGGACGTGGCGACCGAGATTCACCGGAAAGCCCACGAACGCATCGGCCTGCACGCCGGTCCGATGCCGGGCGTACCGCAGATTCTGGAGTTTTTTGAGGAGCGGGGCGTGCTGATGGCGGTGGCTTCGGCCTCACCGATGGACCTGATCGAAACGGTGCTCGACCGGCTCAGCATCCGGCCTTTCTTCCGGATTTATCATTCGGCCACGCTGGAAAAGCGCAACAAACCCCATCCGGACGTGTACCTCGGAACGGCCGCGAAGCTCGGCGTTTCCACGGACAGCTGTCTGGCTTTTGAGGACTCGGGCAGCGGGTTGATGTCCGCCCACTCCGCGGGAATGAAAACCGTGGCGGTTCCGGCGGATTACGAATTTAAAGATCCAAAATTTAGCATTGCCAGCCTGAAAATTGCATCTTTAGCTGAATTTAACGAGTCGGTGCTTTCCCGGCTTTTTCAACCCTAA
- a CDS encoding PhzF family phenazine biosynthesis protein: protein MSLKIYKLDAFTDRLFGGNPAAVCPLTEWLPTETMQAIACENNLSETAFYIPTETGYHIRWFTPKVEVDLCGHATLATAYVIFFLEKSTDEDVIELDSRSGVLKVCLKEGWLVLDFPIDTYQVAVQPPALTASLNIKPSEVYKGKTDYLLVYDNQQQILDLAPEMIELSTVPARGIIVTAPGEDVDFVSRFFAPQSGVDEDPVTGSAHTTLIPYWAEKLGKTSLTARQVSARGGYLKCTLNGDRVEIAGQVKLYLTGQIEV, encoded by the coding sequence ATGTCGCTTAAAATTTATAAGTTAGACGCTTTTACCGATCGTTTGTTTGGGGGAAACCCCGCCGCTGTCTGCCCGCTCACCGAATGGCTGCCTACCGAAACCATGCAGGCCATCGCCTGCGAAAATAATCTTTCGGAAACCGCTTTTTACATCCCGACCGAAACGGGTTACCATATCCGCTGGTTTACGCCCAAAGTGGAAGTGGACCTCTGCGGACACGCAACGCTGGCGACGGCTTATGTCATCTTTTTCCTCGAAAAATCGACCGACGAGGACGTCATCGAACTGGATTCGCGCAGCGGCGTGCTGAAAGTCTGCCTCAAAGAAGGCTGGCTGGTGCTGGATTTTCCGATCGATACGTACCAGGTGGCCGTGCAGCCCCCGGCGCTGACGGCGAGCCTGAACATCAAACCCAGCGAGGTGTATAAGGGCAAAACGGATTACCTGCTCGTCTACGATAACCAGCAGCAGATTCTGGACCTGGCCCCCGAAATGATCGAACTCTCGACGGTTCCGGCCCGCGGCATCATCGTGACGGCTCCCGGCGAAGACGTGGATTTCGTGTCCCGGTTTTTTGCCCCGCAGTCGGGCGTGGACGAAGACCCGGTGACCGGCTCGGCGCACACGACGCTCATTCCGTACTGGGCCGAAAAACTGGGCAAAACCAGCCTGACGGCCCGGCAGGTGTCTGCCCGCGGCGGTTACCTGAAATGCACCCTCAACGGCGACCGCGTCGAAATCGCCGGTCAGGTGAAGCTGTACCTGACGGGCCAGATCGAAGTGTAG